From Heteronotia binoei isolate CCM8104 ecotype False Entrance Well chromosome 17, APGP_CSIRO_Hbin_v1, whole genome shotgun sequence, one genomic window encodes:
- the SYCN gene encoding syncollin: MKASWSLLFPLLFALAWAQCPTPADLKNPDGTKICAQLYTDDSPYYDQCCVGSVLIVQSGEDQPYIPKAFNNKISSVVAAPRCELTVWDTKGKSGKTRKFKNGAFPRLSEYRRGIFGDWDNAISAYYCICS; encoded by the coding sequence ATGAAGGCCTCTTGGAGCCTCCTCTTCCCGCTGCTCTTCGCCCTGGCCTGGGCCCAGTGCCCGACCCCCGCTGACCTGAAGAACCCTGATGGCACCAAGATCTGTGCCCAGCTCTACACGGACGACAGCCCCTACTACGACCAGTGCTGCGTGGGCAGCGTGCTTATCGTGCAGTCAGGCGAAGACCAGCCCTACATCCCCAAGGCCTTCAACAACAAGATCTCCTCCGTGGTGGCGGCCCCCCGATGCGAGCTGACCGTCTGGGACACGAAGGGCAAATCTGGCAAGACGAGGAAGTTCAAGAACGGGGCTTTCCCCCGGCTCTCAGAGTACAGAAGGGGGATCTTTGGAGACTGGGACAATGCCATCTCCGCCTACTATTGCATATGTTCGTGA